The Arachis ipaensis cultivar K30076 chromosome B05, Araip1.1, whole genome shotgun sequence nucleotide sequence AGAAAATTTCTTTTGGGTATGGTTACCaatacttcttcttctccttccataACTCTTCAAACTCTTCGGTTTCCTCAACTACCTTTATTGCTTCTCTTTGTTCAAAACTAGAAACCactaaatgaggaagaaaactgtTTCACAAAAGCCTCCACGTGAAAAGATCTTCAAGCTTTCTGCAAAGCAAAAACCTTTCACTCACTCTCAAGACCGAACCTTCACTCCATCACCTTCTCGTCCTACCTCACCTCCTCGGTCGGATCCAATGGCTCACACTAAGAACCCCTTAAGGTTTCCACCTTCAGCCAAGCAGACACCTCCACCAAAGGAACCTCCTTCTAAACATTGTTCGTCGAAGCCAAGCTCTTCGAAAGGGAAACGCCCAGCTGCTAGCGAACCTACCTCTGAGCCCACACAACCTAAGACAAGGTCTATTCCCTTGAGTTCTCAAGGAGGTAAACCTCGACTCCCTCTTAAATCTATTAGAGAACtagacattgatccttttgctcatAAATCCCACTTCATGACGTCTCACTCCAACTATAATCCTTACAGATTTAAGTCTGCCATGAATAATGATTTTTATGAAGGAGTTATTAAGTACCGTACTGATGAAacagattcttgctagtaaagaattcacaataaattctcgttgctagtatagtttctaaaccaacaaagaaccctttcatacaaaaatttgtttgtcactaaagcaaacccaataaaaataataaccgaagtatttaaacctcgggtcatctcttaaggaattgcaggaaggtgTATTTATTACTGGttgtggaaaagtatctttttgaatttttgaatgttgaacaaggaatttaaattgcaagaattaaactaatagttAAGAAAGGCTCTTGGAAAGGTAAGAGAaccagaagtcctatcctagttatccttatcaattgtgatgagaattgtccattgctcccacttagttaacctctaactatgaaggaaagtcaagtggactaatcaatttgattcctcaagtcctagtcaactcctaaggaaagactagctttagagggatccaaatcaaccagcaactttcaaCTATCAATCATCAAAgtagtttgataactcaagagtctccaattactcaaccaaggccaagaatataaaaatataacttaaaaccctcccaagcattttaccaaatacttggaaggcataacataaaaacataggaaACTATCAAGGAATATTAAGTCTAAACAACCAatttgcaagcatcaatgataataaataaaggaagaagcaataaacctgaaatacctcaaattgcattaattataaaatcaaatctaacatgaagggttcataaattcaattggaaagataaataaacTGGAATTCTAAGAtagttaaaagtagaagagaaactaaattaaaggaacattgaacctagaattgaaaagaaataaacctaaaactaagagaaattctaaaacttagagagaggagagagcctctctctctagaaactacatctaaaacctaaaattatgtgaatgaatgaattgtctggatgaatgaatgattcccgCACTTTGTAGCTTCTATTATGTGttttttgggcttgaaattgggccaaaaaggaacccagaaatcgccctcagcgctttctgcaactttctgcacgtggcgcatatcacgcgtacgcgtaggtcacgtgtGCGCGTTATTTGGCGAAATTTcttatcacgcgtacacgtcgttcatgcgtgcgcgttgttaccagcttctcaaaacttcatttttcgcgttccttccaattttgcatgttttctttccatcctctaagtcattcctgccctataaaaactgaaaacacttaacacacagatcgcgacatcgaatggtaataagagaggattaatattagtaatttaaggccaaggaaacatgttttcaatcatagcacagaattgggaagaaaaatataaaacatgcgaattctatgaataagtgtgagtttagtggataaaacccactcaattaagtacaaaatatactatgaaatagtggtgcatcaaatctctccacatttaaacattagcatgtcctcatgctaagctcaggagaagctataaaggagtaaagaggaatggtaaaacttatgaaatgcaacatatctatatgaatgcagctaaatgcaaaaagacttctacctacttggtttaaaagtaaataaattctccaagataaacataaatcagattccactaattcaaatcacgtAGTAAAAGACAAGtcaacttgtaagaagatagctcatgaaagcagggaacatagaatcaagcattgaaccctcactagtagtgtatatgcactctaatcgctcaagtgtctagggttaatcactctactcttctccagtcatgctttctagactttgttctttatctaaccaatcaacaaaaatttagtatatcaatgcaaacatcatgaggtctttttaaggttgtaatggggctaaggtgaaggtgaggatatatgtatggctaagtgagctataatatgaatctttgactatcctaagctctcacctaacacacactctatgtaactctaaaatcatgcctagctacccataattcccacttttgcatcacatactcatgcatcaaaaaTCCTGTTTACCCACTTttctttttgttgaaaatttggaattTCTGGACTGGAATCATCTCTTTAACATCAAAAAGTCTGTTTACCCACTTttggtcaaagagttttatgccaacATGACATATCATGAGGGCAGTATTCATTCTTATGTCAAGGGCCGAGAGATTGTGCTAAACAATGAAACAATCAGTGATTCATTGAAATACACTGATGTTGGGGCTTGTGCGTATACCTCTGTTAAGTAGGATGAAGGAGTTGGTATTTCTTTCAATGATGCTTTGGCTCatatttgtgaacatgtttcctTGATTGATGGCATTACCCCCACTCAtaaagccctaggatatgaatgtgctcagttgcaccgaatTGTAAATCATATCATACCTCCTgaaagtggttcatatcaaagggtcTCTTATACTGACACTCTTGTTTTGTATGTCCTGCTCACTAAAACAGaaatttcttttgcttatttgatgGTTAGAAacatgtttgactctgttagaagtgagaaagacaaagcccttccttatggcatgtttctgacTTGTATTTTGagcattttggtgttgacttgtccaatgaggattatgaaaatagacattcatatctaaaAGGAGGTAGtgcagtgaaacagcaaaaaggacctACTCGTTCTgagagagtggttctagatgatgaagatgatgagttcATTCCTGAGGAATCTCCTCCTCCTTCCACTGAGGGCACTTCCATCTCCACCGGACAAAAATCTGCTCTGTTTAATGTTGTTCGAGATGTGGTCTAAGAATTTGTCTCCCAATCCAATCATATGATTGCCATGAGTAAGGAACAGAGAAAGCTAGCAAGCAAGCATGAGAATTTCCTCTAAAAATCAAGGGATAGAGTGGCTGTCTTCATGAAGTTTATTGAAAATCTTCAACAAGATGAAGTTCATGACACTGAGGCTGAATATGAAGATGATTCGGAAGAAAATGGTTCAGATGCCTAGATTTGTCTCATGAAGCTACTGCTGTCTACTCGCTTTTGTCTCATGAAAATTGTTTCTCTTGTATTTTTTGAACTACTTTCTGTTATTCCGGATGActgtaatactttaactactGTTACACTTACTTTAAATTAATCTGATGTTTAGACTGTGCATTAACACTTTCTTGCAGGTTTTAAGGTGcggttttttcttgatcttgcCTAttctccacccttgatgacaaaaggggaagTTATAGCTTGAGTAGTAGCATGAGTAGCATGAATATTGTGAATTTTTGCTGTGATTTGTGATTATTGCGACTATTCTTTTTGCATGAGAATGTGATTTGCAAATCTTGCTACTGCTATGAGTTTTTGGCATGAGATTTGGAACTTGCTTTTATGTTGTGTTGATATTAGTCCTATTGCTCTGTCTTGGTTAAAGcataatcaatttttgaaatgcCTTTTAAGTGCTGACATGACATGTTGAATATTGGGCTAGATCTGTGTTGCTGGTTATTTAAACTCCCTTAGTCAAGATTGAGTTATGAGTAGCTCTTCATTGTGCTTTCTATAAGTATAATGTCAATAGGAACGAAAAGAAGAGCATAAATCTAGGGGGAGTTactcttgaaaaggaaagggggagcaacacaaaAGCAAGTAACATCATTCAAAGGGAAGTCTCTTAACTCT carries:
- the LOC107640849 gene encoding extensin-like, with translation MRKKTVSQKPPREKIFKLSAKQKPFTHSQDRTFTPSPSRPTSPPRSDPMAHTKNPLRFPPSAKQTPPPKEPPSKHCSSKPSSSKGKRPAASEPTSEPTQPKTRSIPLSSQGGKPRLPLKSIRELDIDPFAHKSHFMTSHSNYNPYRFKSAMNNDFYEGVIKYRTDETDSC